The genomic segment AAGAACAAAAAGAAAAAGTATATAAGTATATAGATGATTTAAAATATATTGGATCTCAGAAGAATAATTTAAAAGATGAATCTAAGCAAGGATTTATTAATGATTTATATCCAGAGGCAAGTGAGATATATGATAAGTATGGTATTCTCCCTTCTATAACTATCTCGCAGGCAATATTAGAAAGTGGCTGGGGAAAATCCGATTTGAGCACTAAAGCCAATAATCTATTTGGAATAAAAGCAGATTCAGGATGGACAGGGAAAAAAATTAAAATGAGTACCTCAGAATATTATAAACAAAAGATTGAGGATTACTTTCGGGTATATAATAATAAAGAAGATTCCATAAAAGATTATGGAGAATTTCTCAGCAATAATAAAAGATATAAACAAAGTGGAGTTTTTCAGGCAGCTAATTATCTAGACCAGGCTAATGCTATAGAAAAGGCTGGATATAGTACAGTAGAAAATGACAAGGGAGAAGAAATTTATTCGAAACTTCTGATAGGAGTTATTCAAGAACAAAATCTTCAGCTTTTAGATTTCGAATGTGAGATGAATTATTTTAAAGATAATAAATAAATTGTACGCATTTTTTATGAATTTATGTTATATTAAAACAAAAAATAATAGCGTATATAATTGGGGGAAATGAAATGAACATTAAGTCTAAAGAATTAAAAGATATTATTAATAGTATAAGAGAAGCAGATGCTTATGTAATCGCTGAAGCAGATAGAAGAATGACATCGCTTGCAAAGCCACTGAAGAGTTTGGGGAAGCTAGAGGAAATTGCTATAAAACTTGCGGGCATTACAGGCAAAGTGAAAAATAACATAACAAAAAAAATGGTTATAATAATGTCTTCAGATAATGGTGTGGTTGAAGAAGGAGTTGCTTCAGCGCCTCAATCGGTAACTTTAGCTCAAACAATTAACTTCACAAAAGGATTAACGGGTGTAGCAGTTCTTGCAAAAGAAAATGATACTGAGCTTATGGTGATAGATGTTGGCATTAACTGTGATTTTAGCTATCCTGGCGTAATTAATAAAAAGATAAGAAAAGGAACTAATAATATTGCAAAGGGGCCTGCAATGACAAGGGAAGAAGCAGAAAAAGCAATTTTAATTGGAATAGAGTCTGTTAAAAACGCGAAAGAACTAGGCTAC from the Clostridium beijerinckii genome contains:
- a CDS encoding glycoside hydrolase family 73 protein, which translates into the protein MNTRKRKRGFKRFILNIIAFGIIAFAIFGVYSGYMAKYNSINLQDLNTKMYIQDADNASKGKLQVNWKFMAAIDGVRYKNDFSKVTDSSINQLANMFIDNNKSTSVKIKNSQYKLVDLDTVLDKLSFDKEQKEKVYKYIDDLKYIGSQKNNLKDESKQGFINDLYPEASEIYDKYGILPSITISQAILESGWGKSDLSTKANNLFGIKADSGWTGKKIKMSTSEYYKQKIEDYFRVYNNKEDSIKDYGEFLSNNKRYKQSGVFQAANYLDQANAIEKAGYSTVENDKGEEIYSKLLIGVIQEQNLQLLDFECEMNYFKDNK